One region of Oryza glaberrima chromosome 7, OglaRS2, whole genome shotgun sequence genomic DNA includes:
- the LOC127780797 gene encoding uncharacterized protein LOC127780797: MAAAAAAAAAGGGFVGERRKLFVGGIPTSAQEAELRGHFGQYGAVRSVIVMRDKETGHGRGFGFVEFEEEEDAARALGDGEHPRHLICGRVVDVKRARARPQRNHDDQSSQHQHFGQGQDQGHQPAPVSGTEDGGDGMNYASKKVFIGGLRDNITEEEFKTYFESFGTVTDVVVIYDSMTNRSRGFGFVTFDSEEAVRKVIEHSFHDLKGTRVEAKIAIPKDASYYRNGRGRGSRNFGGRGHAGFDGPSYQPYNDRYGFYNSYNMPQPVPPHPYYPGVYYGMGGGYPYANAYSNMGAPANIPPGMMTRRPVYGAYPPMFPGYGVLYRGYAGAAPSIQHDSNGGSDSKKDQTSVDVQEVDSAASVATKLEFMKLGSQ, translated from the exons atggcggcggcggcggcggcggcggcggcgggtggggggTTCgttggggagaggaggaagctgTTCGTGGGAGGGATCCCGACGTCGGCGCAGGAGGCGGAGCTGCGGGGCCACTTCGGGCAGTACGGGGCGGTGCGGTCGGTGATCGTGATGCGGGACAAGGAGACCGGGCATGGCCGGGGGTTCGGGTTCGTggagttcgaggaggaggaggacgccgccaGGGCGCTCGGCGACGGGGAGCACCCCAGGCACCTCATCTGCGGCCGCGtc GTTGATGTCAAGAGGGCTAGGGCAAGGCCTCAACGAAACCATGATGATCAATCTTCACAGCATCAGCACTTCGGACAGGGTCAGGATCAGGGCCACCAGCCAGCACCTGTGAGTGGTACagaggatggcggcgacggcatgAACTATGCTTCGAAGAAGGTCTTTATTGGTGGTCTGCGGGACAACATCACTGAGGAGGAGTTCAAGACATATTTCGAGAGTTTTGGCACCGTAACAGATGTGGTAGTCATATATGACAGTATGACAAACAGGTCTAGGGGGTTTGGTTTCGTCACCTTTGACTCAGAGGAAGCGGTGAGGAAGGTGATAGAACACAGTTTTCATGACTTGAAAGGAACAAGGGTAGAAGCCAAGATTGCCATCCCCAAGGATGCTTCGTATTACCGTAATGGCAGAGGTCGTGGCTCAAGAAACTTTGGTGGAAGGGGTCATGCTGGTTTTGATGGTCCCTCGTACCAACCATACAATGACAGATATGGTTTCTACAACAGCTACAATATGCCTCAACCTGTTCCACCACATCCCTACTATCCTGGTGTATATTATGGTATGGGAGGAGGTTATCCCTATGCGAATGCATATTCAAACATGGGAGCCCCTGCTAATATTCCTCCAGGCATGATGACAAGGCGTCCAGTTTATGGTGCATATCCTCCAATGTTTCCAGGGTACGGCGTTTTATATAGAGGTTATGCGGGTGCTGCACCCTCTATTCAGCATGATAGTAATGGTGGGAGCGATAGCAAAAAGGATCAAACTTCAGTAGATGTACAAGAAGTTGACAGTGCTGCTTCCGTTGCAACAAAACTTGAGTTTATGAAGCTAGGGTCACAATGA